One window of Chryseobacterium sp. JJR-5R genomic DNA carries:
- a CDS encoding barstar family protein, translating into MKIEFVLQEKILLRTKYIKLISKKAFDKIIIKRDDIRYANLLFTEISKQDLIIRVNFKGRKDFKNDYFFNVSDVLLQTREILLKGIIDDPLGIYNQGYIDNFKLLTDKKEKIKWYDLDNEQKYYYLRGCMLLSGVRENIDNMNSFITIDLSKAKTDLDVYYEIGKAFFNSYGYFGTEINSFIDCLCSIDKSMKKREKMPILKIKGYSNFKKYFENDIFYDDFYQEFAKSGFEIQNLK; encoded by the coding sequence ATGAAAATAGAATTTGTATTACAAGAAAAAATATTACTCAGAACAAAATATATAAAACTTATAAGTAAAAAAGCTTTTGATAAAATTATTATCAAAAGGGATGATATTAGATATGCAAATCTACTATTTACTGAAATTTCCAAGCAGGATTTAATAATTAGAGTCAATTTTAAAGGACGTAAAGATTTTAAAAATGATTATTTCTTTAATGTTTCAGATGTCTTACTCCAAACTCGGGAAATTCTTTTAAAAGGAATTATTGATGATCCTTTGGGGATTTATAATCAGGGATATATAGATAATTTTAAACTTCTTACGGACAAAAAAGAAAAAATAAAATGGTATGATTTAGATAATGAACAAAAGTATTATTATTTAAGAGGATGCATGTTGTTAAGTGGAGTTAGGGAAAACATAGACAATATGAATTCTTTTATAACAATTGATTTATCAAAAGCTAAAACAGATCTGGATGTATATTATGAAATCGGAAAAGCTTTTTTTAATTCATATGGCTATTTTGGGACTGAAATAAATTCATTTATAGATTGTTTATGTAGTATTGATAAGTCAATGAAAAAAAGAGAAAAAATGCCTATTTTAAAAATAAAAGGGTATTCAAATTTTAAAAAATATTTTGAAAATGATATTTTTTATGATGATTTTTATCAAGAATTTGCCAAGAGTGGTTTTGAAATCCAAAATTTAAAGTAA
- a CDS encoding DUF6896 domain-containing protein, producing MINLKLHNLIKEYALNCIRFNDLLISQFNLNNKNELENTDYFVLPLRAYKLRIIENKKKIKVGNGEQLEYQIHGTGITFIFNNINYSFEYFPRIDDKSIPIFSISTIYEYIKIIYKNIEQEKFIEIINNLVSKELIIKTDESGFSFYLPDLKSSENIIQ from the coding sequence ATGATAAATTTAAAATTACATAATCTTATTAAAGAATATGCTTTAAACTGTATTAGGTTTAATGATCTTTTAATATCACAATTTAACCTAAATAATAAAAATGAATTAGAAAATACTGATTATTTTGTTTTGCCACTTCGAGCGTATAAATTAAGGATTATTGAGAATAAAAAAAAAATAAAAGTAGGCAATGGTGAGCAATTAGAATATCAAATACATGGAACAGGAATAACTTTTATATTTAATAATATAAATTATTCTTTTGAATATTTTCCTCGAATAGATGATAAAAGTATTCCTATTTTTTCTATTTCTACAATTTACGAGTACATAAAAATTATATATAAAAATATTGAACAAGAAAAATTCATAGAGATCATAAATAACCTTGTGAGTAAGGAATTAATAATTAAAACTGATGAAAGTGGTTTTTCATTTTATCTTCCTGATTTAAAATCATCTGAAAATATTATTCAATAA
- a CDS encoding polymorphic toxin-type HINT domain-containing protein, translated as MPFGESLMELSTRDYDNPYKYNGKELDSQTGLYYYGARYYDPQRSFWLSVDPLVEITMSPYAYTWNDPVNYADPTGMIGERIGDPGGRNPDSLWHKLTWTKAHRNAERYANTMRYGGNDVSMYKHNDGDWSVDTNYGNGTGSKATFSNGGMSHNQNWGLYSGDMQGQNEVSNTITNYSAAGFNSPTIGSPADNPYSNPSSQLAYTTLIAMQEAPFVIIPELIPAKYLSAARGIVCAPVRRLTKGLIEICFTKGTLIQVENGKKKIEDIREGDLVWSYNEETGQKELKKVVVLSHNISSSLVKISFNGTEITCTPEHPFYVNGKWIEAKDLTPGALLTTLDGTASPVESVNFLDEKVKVYNFEVEGNHNYYVSEKGVLVHNNCEWLEGNLGQIKNWTSTEPGMQGTKALKEITEKLAKNDPFVFGQPIKVVEGKGQTFILNGHHRIKAAIEAGYKGVIPYMKVPASDVHLHSGFSNIEEIIYLFGK; from the coding sequence ATGCCTTTCGGTGAATCTTTAATGGAATTATCAACCAGAGATTATGACAATCCGTATAAATATAACGGCAAGGAACTGGACTCCCAGACCGGGCTCTACTATTACGGAGCCCGATATTACGATCCGCAGAGAAGCTTCTGGCTGTCTGTTGATCCTTTGGTAGAAATTACCATGTCCCCTTATGCTTATACCTGGAATGACCCGGTTAATTATGCAGATCCTACGGGTATGATCGGTGAGAGGATTGGTGATCCGGGTGGAAGAAATCCTGATAGCCTTTGGCATAAACTGACATGGACAAAGGCCCACAGGAATGCTGAGCGTTATGCTAATACTATGCGATATGGAGGCAACGATGTAAGCATGTATAAGCACAATGACGGTGATTGGTCAGTAGATACAAACTATGGGAATGGTACAGGGAGTAAAGCCACATTTTCAAATGGAGGGATGAGCCATAATCAAAATTGGGGTCTTTACAGTGGAGATATGCAAGGTCAAAATGAAGTTTCTAATACAATTACCAATTATTCTGCTGCAGGTTTTAATTCACCTACCATTGGCTCTCCTGCAGATAATCCGTATTCAAATCCTTCATCTCAGCTTGCCTATACCACATTAATAGCTATGCAGGAAGCTCCTTTTGTTATTATTCCGGAGCTTATACCTGCCAAATATCTGAGTGCCGCTAGAGGAATTGTTTGCGCTCCTGTTAGGCGGCTGACAAAAGGGCTGATAGAGATCTGTTTTACCAAAGGAACATTAATACAAGTAGAAAATGGTAAAAAGAAAATTGAAGACATTCGGGAAGGCGATCTTGTATGGAGTTACAACGAAGAAACAGGTCAAAAAGAACTGAAAAAAGTAGTAGTCCTTTCTCATAATATTTCTTCTTCATTAGTGAAGATCTCTTTCAACGGTACAGAAATTACCTGTACCCCGGAACACCCGTTCTACGTGAACGGAAAATGGATAGAAGCCAAAGACCTTACCCCAGGAGCACTTTTAACCACTTTAGACGGAACCGCTTCTCCTGTGGAATCTGTTAATTTCTTGGATGAAAAGGTAAAAGTGTATAACTTTGAAGTAGAAGGCAACCATAACTATTATGTTTCCGAGAAAGGGGTTTTGGTGCATAATAATTGTGAATGGCTTGAAGGTAATTTAGGCCAGATTAAAAATTGGACTTCAACGGAACCAGGAATGCAAGGAACGAAAGCTTTAAAGGAAATAACTGAAAAATTAGCAAAAAATGATCCATTTGTTTTCGGACAGCCAATAAAAGTAGTTGAGGGCAAAGGACAAACATTTATTTTAAATGGTCATCATAGAATTAAAGCTGCTATTGAAGCTGGTTACAAGGGTGTAATTCCATATATGAAAGTTCCTGCAAGTGATGTTCATCTGCATTCTGGTTTTTCAAATATTGAAGAAATAATATATTTATTTGGTAAATAA
- a CDS encoding barstar family protein — protein MKIEFLFEEKTLLSAKYIKLITKEDFVRIVVKKEDIKSVNFQFGNILDKDLDVTISFKSFKSNYIFNISDILFKTNEIILIGVLVDASYLYDQGYIDNFKLLTDNKEKINWYELNKKQKYYYLRGCYFLGGLKKTIENRKPIITVDLSKVKTDLDVYYELGKAFFKSYGYFGTELDSFVDCLINISTSIKDEKTIFILKIKGYENFKKNFSDNILSEIFYEKFTNIGFKIEN, from the coding sequence ATGAAAATAGAATTTTTATTTGAAGAAAAGACTTTATTGTCAGCAAAATATATAAAACTAATTACTAAAGAAGATTTTGTCAGAATAGTTGTTAAAAAAGAAGATATTAAATCTGTCAATTTTCAATTTGGGAACATTTTAGATAAAGATTTAGATGTCACAATTTCTTTTAAGAGTTTTAAAAGTAACTATATTTTTAATATTTCAGATATACTATTTAAAACCAACGAAATTATTTTAATAGGAGTACTTGTTGATGCTTCATATCTATATGATCAAGGATATATTGATAATTTCAAATTGCTTACTGATAATAAAGAAAAAATAAATTGGTATGAATTAAATAAAAAACAGAAATATTATTACTTAAGAGGATGTTATTTTTTAGGAGGATTAAAAAAAACAATAGAAAATAGAAAACCTATAATAACCGTCGATTTATCTAAAGTCAAAACAGATTTAGATGTTTATTATGAACTCGGGAAAGCCTTTTTTAAATCATATGGATATTTTGGGACTGAATTAGATTCTTTCGTTGATTGTTTAATAAATATTAGTACATCAATTAAAGATGAAAAAACTATTTTTATTTTAAAAATCAAAGGTTATGAGAATTTTAAGAAAAATTTTTCAGATAATATTCTTTCAGAAATTTTTTACGAAAAATTTACAAATATTGGTTTTAAGATTGAAAATTAA